In Thermosphaera sp., the sequence GTGAGGTAACTCCTAAGTTTCTTGTCCTGAATAATCATCCTGAACGTGTTAAAATCATTAAGAGTTCTACCATACGGTTTTATCTCCCCAGAATCAACAAATGGATCCTTAATACGTATTAAAAACACTGATGAAACCACACCCGCGATAAACGAAAGAACGTACAAGAACTGGTATGATGGAGTATGATCTGGAAAAAAGGCAAAACTCGTAAAGGACGTAATAAACGCGAAGCTGATAGCAATATAGTTTAACTGGTTCACTCTCGAGAAAAATCTCGCCGACTCTTCTCTCGGTATAATATCTGCTAGTATATCAGAGGCTGCAACTCCAGCCACACCTCCAGCGAATTGCGTAATGAACGAAATGAAGACTACAAAAATTAGAGAATATTCTCTCGGCATATATACCGATAAAATTAAGAAGGCTGGACCAATCCTATTTATTGCTCCGAAAACAGTCCACAGCATTTTCCTTTTTCTGCGAAAACGCTCGACGAGGAAGGCTGCAGGAACTTGGCTTACGGCGTAAGCAAGGATTCTCGTAAATGTTATGATTCCTAATTCAGTTACTCCATAAGAAAGGAGGCGTATCAGTAAGGCGTTGCTTATTCCCAGTGAAATATTGATGGCAAAATTATACGTGGTTGTTTCAAGCAAATACCTTTTCCTATTTGCCTGAAGCGTATTTACGTGAAAATTCATCTTTAAAACCTCAATTGTATTCATATATATGTATATACTTTTAAAAGTGTGTACAAATAATCAATTGAAATATAAATGAAAAAATGAAAGTACTTATTAAAAACTATTCCTACTAAATATCCAACTCTTCGAGAATCTGCCTCTTACTCGTTGTCTCTCTCTGCTTCTTGAATAATCTAGTACTAAAATATCTAGCAGCATAATCTGGTAAAATCGTAACTACTTTATCCCCTCTTCCCAATCTATGAGACTCGGCAAGTTTGATTGCAGCTACGACGTTGGCTCCACTACTTATTCCTACCGGAAGCCCTTCGTTCCTCGCGATTTTCCTAGCCATCATTATTGCCTCTTCGCTAGTGACTGTGACGAAATCGTCAAGCAACCCTTTATACCTCATTACGATTTCAGGTATGAATCCGTCTCCAACACCTTCTATTTCATGCCTACCCCATGGACCCGGTTTTCCAGTTTTGAACCATTCGGCTGCCACAGGGCATTCTGCCGGCTCTGCTCCGGCCACAATAACGTCCCTACACTCTTCTTTCAATCTTTTAGCAATCCCCATTAATGTTCCACCAGTACCCACCTCAGCTACAAACGCCTTAGGACAACCTACCTGCTGGAGGATTTCCTTCCCCGTCGTCTCATAATGAGCCTCGATGTTTGCTTCATCGCCCCATTGGTCGAAGAAGTAGTACTTATCCGGGTTTTCCGACGCAAGTTTCCTGGCTATGTCAAGAGCTTTATCAGCATCGCTCTCTCCACCAGGGGTGAAATAAAACTCGGCGCCAAACAGTCTCATTAGCATAAATCTTTCAGCACTCATTTCCTCCGGGATAACTATTAGTACTTTAAAGCCGAGTACGCTTGCTAAGGCCGAGAACGCTATTCCCGTGTTTCCTGTTGTAGGAACTACCAGGGTCATACCTGGCTTTAACTCTCCTTTCTCCATCGCTCTCTTGATCATGTAATACGCCATCCTATCTTTTACACTTCCCGTCGGATTAGTGAATTCCATCTTCGCCCATATCTCTGGCTGAAATCCTTCTGGAATCACCCTGGATAGCTTTATGATTGGAGTATTACCTATACACTCCACCATGTTATTACACACTTTCATATTGACACCCTTCGCTCACGAGTATGAATAAGTTGATATAAAAGTGTTTCTTAATGTCCACATACGGATTATACGATAAGTATTAATTGAATATATATTTAAGATTTTTTAACCCACTCGTGGATAACTTTATCCCGCTGAGAGGTGAGTTCTAATATTCGGATTATATAGGCCGAAATCCCTTGACGACGCCCTCGAGTTCTTGTCGAAAAACGCCCCCGAAGTAAGACCTATTGCGGGTGGAACAGAACTTCTAGTATTACTGAGGGATAAGAAAATACCTACTCCTAAATACCTCCTAGATCTTAGCCCATTGAAGAATCAACTCTCATACGTTAAAGTCGAGGGAGAGGTTGTTAAAATTGGGGCCACAACTACTCTGTACGAGCTCAGCAAAACCTTTCTCCATAAAGACGTGAGGTTTGCGGGATTCGTTGATACGTGGAGAAAGTTTGGAACGTTTGCCATTAGGTTCTCAGCAACAATAGGGGGCAACATAGCGGCCGCAACTCAGTACAGCGATTACATAACCCTGTTGTTAGCTTACGATGCAAGCGTAAGGGTTATCAGTGTGAAGGGCGAGCGCGTCATCCCACTTGAGCATTTCATAGTTGATAAGAGAAATATACGTCTGCAACCTGATGAACTCATTGTGGAGGTAGAGTTCCCAAACCCGCCGGATAGAACCAGTAGTAGTTTCATAAAATTCGACAGGAGAGAGTTGCTCATCGCGGGAATAGTCACAGGGGCATGCTACTTAAGCCTCGATGGTAGTAGAATTCGAGATGTAAAGATAGCGTTCGACATGGTAAGAGACAAGAGGATCCCAGCTAGGCTCAAAGAAGTTGAAGATTTCCTAAGGAATAGAGAATTCTCCGAGGAGATCATTGAAAAAGCCTCGGAGGAAGTCCTCCCAGCGAGCATGAAGAGGATAAGCGATTGGTGGACGAGTGCTGAATATCGTTTAGACATGTCAAAAGTTTCTTTGAAAAGAGGGCTCTTGAGATCGAAAACACGCATAGAGAGAGGGGTGATATGAGTTGAGTATGAATTTAAAGGTGAATTTAAAAGTCAATGGTAAAAATTATGAATTAGAAGTGCCGGCTCACGAAAGACTTGTAGATACCCTCAGATATAGGCTTGGCCTAGTCAGCGTGAAAGAGGGGTGTGGACGCGGCGAGTGCGGTACTTGTATCGTGTTAGTTAATGGGTTACCACGGCACTCTTGCCTCACCCTGACGTCTACTCTAGATGGGGCTGAAGTAACAACGCTGGAGGGCTTGGCTCCTGAGGGAAAGCTTCACGCGATTCAGGTCGCTTTCATTGAAACGAGAGGTGTTCAATGCGGTTTCTGTACTCCAGGATTCATAATGATGACTAAGGCTTTGTTAGATTCTAACCCTGAGCCTTCCCAGGAAGAAGTGAAAGAGTGGTTGAGCAGCGTATTATGTCGTTGCGGAAGCTATCACTACTACTTTGCAGCCGCTAAGCTAGCTGGAAAATACATCAAGGAGGGCAAGATATACTTCGACGAGAAACAAGTTAGAGAAAAATATCACATGAAAGTGGTGGGAAGGTGATAATATGAGCAAGCCAGACTATGTCGAAATAGTCGAAGAAATTTTCATGAAGACTAAGGATAAAGCAACGAAGGATTTCAACTACCTTGGAAAACATGTCGTTAGATGGGACGCCATTTCGAAAGTCTCTGGTAAACCACTATTCACTGCCGATATGATAAACTTGTTCAAAAACCCCGTATTCGTCTACAGTGTTCGCGCGAAATATGCACACGCTAGGATCAAGAGTATCGATTATGGCGAAGCACTGAAATACCCAGGAGTCTTGAAAGTGCTAACGGCAAGGGATATACCCGGGATAAATGACGTGGGCTACGTGTTACCGGACCAACCCCTACTCGCTGACAAGAAAGTAAGGTATATTGGAGACACAGTAGCACTGGTTATCGCGGAGTCCCTTGAAAACGCGAGAGACGCTGGAGAACTCGTCAACGTCGATTATGACCCCTTACCGGTATATACCGATGCGCTACAAGTTATTGACCTGGATACTCTCAGCGAGAAGGAACACGTGTTAATACATGAGGAAAGAGGAAGCGATGTATTATCGAGATATAAGATAAGGGTGGGAGATATTGAGAAGGCATTCAACGAGGCCGCAGTCATAGTTGAAAATGACTACAGAACTCCAATGCAGGAACACGCGTACTTAGAGCCCGAGGCAGCGATTGCTATCCCAGAGCCTGATGGAGGCGTGACGATATATGCGAAGACACAATGCCCGTTCGACACGAGAAGGGCGGTTTCAAATGTCCTGGGCATACCTTTCAACATGGTTAGGGTGATCGCCCCCGCGCTTGGAGGAGGATTTGGAGGAGCCGAAGACGTTGGGAACGAAATAGCTGCAAAAGCTGCTTTAGCTGCACTGTCATTAAAGAGAACGGCCGTGGTTCTTCACACCAGGGAAGAGTCAATCATCGGCCACACTAAGCGCCATCCCATGATAGCGAGGTATAAACACGCTGCAAGTAGGGATGGGACTCTACTAGCTGTTGAAGCCAACATAGTGCTCGATACCGGGGCTTACGCTAGTCTCGGGCCGTTTGTAGGATGGCGTGCCACAGTTCACAGCACTGGACCCTACAAGCTGAAAAACGCTCGAGTAGATTTGGCTGTGGTCTACACTAACAGGATCCCTGCAGGAGCTTTCAGAGGATTCGGAAATCCACAAGTAACATTCGCGGTTGAAAGGCAAATGGATCTGATAGCCGAGGAGTTGGGAATCGATCCTGTGGAATTAAGACTTAAAAACATTCTGAGGCCGGGTGATAGAACGGTTCATGGACAATTATTGGATCATGGAGTTGGTCTGGAAGATGCCATTAAGAGAGCCTTAGAGATAAGCGGATGGAGCCGCAAGAGAGAATTGTATAGTACTCTAAAGGGTGCTTCAAGGAGAGGTATCGGAATAGCCCTAATGTATCACGGAAACAGCATTGGTGCGGAGGGAGCCGACTTTTCTTCAGTTTCATTGATTATACAGAGAGACGGTAGCATAATATTCAGAACAGGACTCACTGATATGGGGCAGGGAGCCATCCAGGGATTGGTAAACATAGCTGCGGAGATACTCGGGGTGCCTCCAAGCTACTTCAAAATAGAGCCACCTGATACCGCTTCAACGCCAGATGCTGGTCCCACGGTTGCATCAAGGTCCACCGCTATGGGTGGAAACGCCACTCTGGTAGCAGCGTTCAAGATAAGGCAGAGGCTGAATAAACTCGCTGCAGAGATGTTAGGATGCGTCAGTCCCGAGGATGTCGTCATCCAAGCCCCCAAGGTGTATTGTAGAGATCAACCTGACCACTATATCACTTGGAAAGAGCTCGTTGAGCAAACATTCTGGAAAGGCATTCCTGTGCAGGAATACGGGTACTACAGGGCTCCTCCAGCAGAATGGCATGAGGAGACCGGGACAGGACATCCATATTTCACATACACTTTTGGAGCCGTTGTGAGTGACGTAGAAGTTGATCTCGAAACAGGCGTTTGCAAAGTCGTAGAAGCTACCGTGGTCTACGACATTGGACGAGTAGTCAACAGGACGGGGGCGGAGCATCACGGCGTTGGAGGATACATCCAAGGAATGGGGTATGCCTTGATGGAGGATACTGTACACTCCGAGAGTGGACAGGTATATACAACATCCTTCTCAACTTATCATATTCCGACGGGTCTCGACATTCCAGAAAGAATTAACGTCGACTTCGTAGAAGCAGGCTTCATAAGAGGGCCATTTGGCGCAAAAGGTCTAGGTGAACCTTCAATAGTTGCAATAGCACCATCGATAGTCAACGCTATAGGACACGCCTTACGGAATAAGACTTCGAACAAGATGCTCAACAAAATTCCTGCTACTCCCGATTACATCAGGTCGATAGTAAAAAAGACTAATTTAATCAGGTAGGCCTTTTTTCTTTATCTCCTTTCTTTCTTTAATATGAATTATTTAGAGAGAATCACCCCGTGATCCGGTACCAGTACCCTTTTATTCCTTCTGTCTTCAATTACTCCTCCTGCAATATAGTAGTCTCCGGGTGTTAGCTCCGAGTAAACCTCCCTGAGCGTCTCCATCTCCAATTCCTCACCTTGAATCTCTATTAAATACCGGGAGGGTATAAGGGGGGCTGTCAGTCTTTTTAAAACCCTAAAAGAGCCGTTGTAGCTAGATAGGTCCTCTACTTTATCGTAGCAATCATTGAATCCGCTGGAGAATGATATGAGTTTAACATTAACGTGCGAGTCTCCAAGCATAAAATGAAGAATCGTGTTCCGCTTTAATTTCAAATAGTTTTCAAGACTCATTCTGGACGAATGTTTCTCTACGTATTCTCTAATGAGGAAATAATTATTAATTTTCTTTAGAACATCCTTCTCAATCAGTATCTCCAGAAGGGAGGCCGTTTCTACTTCGCTTTGATACAATATTATATCCACATCTCTATAGCCGTCGTTTAACAACGATGAACCAGACAACTCTATCTCTTCTTCATCTTTGTCCAACAATCTTGAAAGGCTGTCTATAATAACACCTATTCGTGAGTTAAAGCCCCGACTAAGCTTCAAAGATTCTTTAACAGGAATAACGGGTACATCCCTTTTTATGCACTCCCAGCTCAAAATATTCATGCTTAATCGCTGTAACTCCCATTGATGGAGTTTCCTACCGTTAATCAAATCATATCTGGGGTATGCCACTACGTGACCAGACGGGTGTTGATATCCTTTAACAACCCATCCAACACCCTTGTACGCTAGTACTTCACCCTCCAGGAGCCGCAACAATCGAGATTGACCCCCATCTTTGATCTCTAGTGCCAGTCGACGATGTGAACATGGTCTCTTGCCTCTATAAAACACTCTCCGTAGATTTTACCTAATACTCCTCTTGCAAGAACCTCTTGAGGAGGACCATAGAAGGCCAAACCGTTTCCAAGCAGAAGGATCCTTGAAGTATATGGCATGAGAAGTATTGGATCGTGGGAACTTAATATCAAAAGCTTCTCCCTAGAGATGGAGCCCAGGAGGTCGGCAATCGTTTTCTTTCCTTCAGGATCTATGTTTGAAAGAGGTTCATCCATGATGATCATTGGTGTGTTCAACGCTAATGTCCTCGCGATCATTACCCGTTGAAATTGTCCACCAGATAAGCTTGAAACAGGCGCATCCCAAAAGTCCTCCGTCAATCCTACTAGTTTTAATGCCGAAACTATTTTTTCGCTATCTATCTTCTTTGAGAAAGTCCGAGGCCAATGATTATTTAATCTGATGCAACATTCCATCAATTCCTGGACAGTTATAGGGAGGTTTCTAGGAATTTCAAATTTTTGCGGAAGATACGATACCATGCTCTTCAATTTTCCCGGAGAGCCCGTAGCATCTATATCATTAATATAAATCCTTCCACTAACAGGTTTAATTAGTCCGAGTATGGTCAGGAACAATGTCGTCTTACCAGCTCCGTTAGGACCTATTACTTGTATCAAGCCCGGACCCTTGAAGGTAGCGGTGAGATTTTTAACGATCAATTTTCCACCGCGGATAATTGTCAAATCATCAAGGGCGATTCTCATCTGCCTCCCTGTGCACAAAATTTTTAAAAAACCCTTAAAGATTTTATGCACAATAGGTGTGTATACTAATGCGAGCACTTATGATCGCACTAATAATAATAGGGTTAACAGGCTTAACCCCAACACATGCCGATGAGAACGGTTTAAAAATCGTTTCAACCTTCACCAGTTTAGTACCTGACATAACTCTTCTCACATGCCCTGGCGACGTAGTAAGAGGGTTGATTCCCAACAACGTTGACCCTCATGATTATGCACTAACACCTAATGATATAACCTCCCTAAAGAATGCTGACGTCATTATATCAACTGCGCACACCCAAGCAGAGCTAAGCATTAAAGAATTAGTTAATTCTGGAGAAGTGTCAAGCATCCTGATTGAATTAACGCAAATAGAGGGGATCGTGATACTAAGCAACCCCAATACTGGCCAACCTAATTATCATGGTATTCTATATGATCCCTTAAACTACATAGCTTTCGCGTACAACTTGTCAAAAACTTTCATGAACTTGAACCCATCAAAGAAGGAGTGCTATGTTGAAAAATATCTAGCATTACAGGACACTTTATTGAAGAACGTATTAATGCATAGAAGTAAATACTATACCACAGCTGTTGCAGATACGCCATTAACACAGTATGCAGTTGAATGGATGGGAATTAGGGTGATCAAGTTATTAAAGGTCGAGCACGACTTGGATGTTGCACCATCCGACATGATGAAAATTGAAGAACTGGTGAAGAACAGGGAAGTGGGTGTGGTAGTTTTATCGACTCCCTCATCAAGGATATCTTCTTATCTTGAGGAGATTGCACTGGAGAACGGTCTACCAGTCTTATACGTTGAATCCCCTCTGACAAACAACTCCTTTGTTTCAAGATATATAAGCTTGATCTCGCAAGATGTTAAACCACTGGATGTCAACCCCCGTAGCGAGGTGGAAAACTCCAACCCGCTTGCGAACACGTTATACACCTTAGCGGGTATCTCCACCGGTGCTATTTTGGGTTTTCTCATGGGATTATTGATCAAGAGGAGATCGCGGTGAAAAAACATAATGGTACAATTTTACTCGCAACATTAACCGCCCTAACCATCTTCTTCACAATTCTCTCTATGCTTAGCTTTGACCCCAGAAAAGTCTTCACATACTTGATAATGGGGCTTGCGTTCTCCCTAGTGAGTATTGTTGTTTATTTCAGAAAGCTCGAGTTTCTGGCCTCGAGTGCCACACACACGAGCCTTCTAGCGGTTATTATCGGATTAATGATCGAATCATTAACAAGGATTCATTACTTTCTATGGTCCATGATCATTGGCTTAGCAATTATCCATATAGCAGGATTTATGATAAGGAAGGGAATAGAGCCAAACAATACTTCTGCAATAATTGTAGCCTCCACTTCAGCTTTCAGCGTTATCGCCGCATACATCCTAGTGACAAGATTTCCCATAGGATATAATTTGAACTCTCTTTTTCTTGGTGATCCACTATTGATCACATACACTGACATGAGCTTCGTGGCCGGCGTAACTATCATAATTTCTATAATATTCGCATTATCATTGTTTGAAATTCTTTCTCTGGGTATTGATGAAGTAACTCTCAAGATACTTGGATTGAAAACTACACTATACGATTTAATGACGTACACTATAATAGGATTAGCGACGATTGGGTTATTGAGAGTCAGCGGATACATTCTGCAACATGTCTTAATACTCTTGCCTGCAATCACCAGTTCATTCTACTCAAGAAGCGGCAAAGAACTGATTCTCTTATCTATCACATTGTCGCTATTTGCCTCTAGTGTAGGATTCTTTATCTCCTTACTGGTAAATCTTAGTCCAACCGGGGTCACAGGAGTCGTTCTTGTCACATGTTTGATCCACGGGGTTCTTAAAAGGTGGGAAAAATGAGTAAGAAGAGAAGATTCGGGATCAGTATTTCAACCGAACTGGCTAGCCTAGTAGATGAGTTAGCCAGAGACCATGGTTGTGAAAGATCTAAGATTATTGAGAATGCCATAAACGAATACTTACACGAGAATCTACATTCTGAAACGAAAAAACACACATGTATCTCAGTATTAATATCAGTTACACAAAAATCTGTTTCATCGAAAATTATAGATAAACACAGAGAGGTTGTAAAATCTCTAATCTATCACCCGCTCGGGGACTCCTATCTTCTAATAATCATTGCAGAAGGGGACTCCGAAGCCATATCCAGACTTAAAAGAGACCTCGGAAGAACATCGGCAAACCTAAGACTCGTACCCTTAGAGTCGATGGTCGGCTACCATGAAGAGTGAATACGTGTTCCAACCAGTTGAAGGGTATTGGTTTACAAGCTGGTTGATCGATTTTCTAAAAGCCTTCGAAAACTGCCTCGAAACAACGCTCGACCTTGGAGTCTCACGCCATAAGGTATGTGTTTCCAATGGGAAAATCACAATAGATAATGTAGAGTTAGACCTCGACTTAGTTCAGCCTAGTGAAAAAGATAGAATCGTGTTATATGAAAAGGGAAAGATTTACGAAATAACTACCGCCTCGGCAAATGGATATTACAAGCTGAAAGCTGTTGGTCCTGATCTTCCTCCTACCATTGAAATAAATGGAATACATATGCATCGAATAATTGATTTGAACCCGTGGGAAGATGCTGTATTGAAAATTCATGCCGCCAGAGTTAAGAAGGGCGATATAGTACTCGATACTTGCACAGGACTTGGATACACAGCAATAGCCTCTCTGAGAAAAGGAGCATCAAAAGTGTTAACCTCTGAAATCGATCCCAATGTCCTATGGATCGCCGAACGGAATCCATGGAGTAAAATGCTTAAGAGGGAAAACGTGACAATCTACAATGAAGACGTAATCTCAATCGCCCACGAGCTACCAGACAACCGGTTTGACAAAATAATCCATGATCCTCCAAGGTTTAGCTCTTCAACTGGGGATCTGTACGGGTTTGAACTGTATCGCGAGTTCTTCAGAATATTGAAACCCGGTGGGACTCTATATCATTACACCGGAGTCCCGGGTTTGAAGAGCAATTACAGTATATTAAAAGGGATTAAAAACAGATTGGAAACGGCCGGATTCATAGTACTGTTTTTTGATCATAGGTCTCAGGGATACATTGCTAAAAAACCTAGTCGCTAACGATTTTCTCAAGGCTTTTGGACACGCCAGTCTCCAACGATTTATACTTCTTTCTAAGATACTCCCTTATCCATTCAGCCAAGTTGAAAACACCCATATTGTATTCAAGAAATCCGCGTCTAATTAGGCTAGTTATTATGGTTAACAGTTCTCTCTCTATAACCGCGTCATCCGTATCCGAGTACTGTAACTCTCCTGTCTTAATCCTCTTCTTAACCTCCTCCCTCAGGTCGAGAATCGCTATTATTTCCCCAACACTTATATTCCTGAGAAAATACTCCATTATTAATTTCTCAATGTTGTTCAAAGCCAACAATTCTCTAATGTCTCTTTCAGACATCGCTCCTCAACCCCTAGTAAAACCAAGTGTTAAAATACAAGTGTTCAACCACCATGAATGCGTTATTTCTTCGGGCTCGACATACACCTTTGAACATGCACTTCTCGCAAAGCGGTTTCTCGTCGCGAAGGCATATGTTCCGTCCATGATTCCAAAAATGATCATCAAGTTCCCAAGTACTTACACCACTCTTCTCCGAGAGGTAACTATACGCTTCCCTAACCACTAAACGAATCATTACATCCTCTTCGGGCGAGGCTTCTATCTTATTTACTATCTTATTCCATAAACGTCCAGACAAAACCACGAGGCCCGTTCTCAAGGCTATCCGGGTTAGATGATTATCAACAGGGATATACGGCTTATCAACGGGTTTGAAAATGTCACGCATGAATAGAAACTTAGCTAGGAGCATAGATTTTTTCTCAACCGGATCTTGATATGCTGTGAATAATTTAAGCAGTTCTACCAATCCCGGGTTAACTCCGTCCCCATGAAGCCTATTATTCACGGAATTAATTATGGATGAAACACTTCCTTCGAATATTTTCAAAACTTTTAAACCCAAGTCTTTTAAGAGAAACGTTCGCAGCTCTAAATCAACCGGTCGGGCTTCACCCACGCTTAACCATTTTTCAACTTCTTCGAGCCTTATTTGCGATAGTTTTTCCGGGTTGTAAAAATCCGGGGACTCGTCAAACTTTTTCTTTCCAAGCCTATATAACAAATCTGCTCCTTTGTAGCAACCGTCTTCAAGGCATGCATAATATACTTTTCCAGGTCTGCTCAACCGATGATCCATTGCCACCATGACTAAGAAGTACCGGAGAATGTTTTCCAAGTCCTCGTTGCTGTCAGGGTAAAACCTATTATCGTAGATATTCATTCTTTGGAGCTCGCTCCTATTCCTGCTCAGGATCCTGGCAACTTTCTCCACTACAGATGTATCAATCCCGAGTAATTCCATAAGACTCTATCTCCGCAAAACACCATTACAATATTTTTTATTAAACCTGCACTTATGTCTTATAAAAGACGTGTTGATAAATATGCAGAAAAACGAACCGATGATATGCGAAGCAACGTATTATTTGAACGGGTTTAATGATCACATTATAAGTTGCGGAGAAGTATTTGTTAAAGGATTTGTTAATGCGAAATTAATCATCGGAAGAGATGTTATCATAGCTGGAAAAGGAAGGGTCTCCTTCTTAGCCGGTGAAAACTGCTTATTAATAGGAACAGGGAACATTTTAATAGTGGAAAATGCTTACTGCATAAACCTCATATCCGTGGGGGGGAAGGGTCACGTGTGGATTAACGAGGTCAACTCGCGCAAGTCCTACCTGGC encodes:
- a CDS encoding MFS transporter translates to MNFHVNTLQANRKRYLLETTTYNFAINISLGISNALLIRLLSYGVTELGIITFTRILAYAVSQVPAAFLVERFRRKRKMLWTVFGAINRIGPAFLILSVYMPREYSLIFVVFISFITQFAGGVAGVAASDILADIIPREESARFFSRVNQLNYIAISFAFITSFTSFAFFPDHTPSYQFLYVLSFIAGVVSSVFLIRIKDPFVDSGEIKPYGRTLNDFNTFRMIIQDKKLRSYLTVISLFNFSVNIPAPFWDYIVMEIIGGNELIVILKNVVSLVVKSLTLTFWRREIIKFGLKKVTVAGMASTVLVPVLYKDFASTTTILGIESFSGYVWAPLDLSFFLYNTYLSPREVRPSYISLLGFTTNTVSSLASMVGTIIAVSTGDVSTVLLTSSLLRGLTATIAYAKLPDIEK
- a CDS encoding PLP-dependent cysteine synthase family protein, producing MKVCNNMVECIGNTPIIKLSRVIPEGFQPEIWAKMEFTNPTGSVKDRMAYYMIKRAMEKGELKPGMTLVVPTTGNTGIAFSALASVLGFKVLIVIPEEMSAERFMLMRLFGAEFYFTPGGESDADKALDIARKLASENPDKYYFFDQWGDEANIEAHYETTGKEILQQVGCPKAFVAEVGTGGTLMGIAKRLKEECRDVIVAGAEPAECPVAAEWFKTGKPGPWGRHEIEGVGDGFIPEIVMRYKGLLDDFVTVTSEEAIMMARKIARNEGLPVGISSGANVVAAIKLAESHRLGRGDKVVTILPDYAARYFSTRLFKKQRETTSKRQILEELDI
- a CDS encoding xanthine dehydrogenase family protein subunit M codes for the protein MFGLYRPKSLDDALEFLSKNAPEVRPIAGGTELLVLLRDKKIPTPKYLLDLSPLKNQLSYVKVEGEVVKIGATTTLYELSKTFLHKDVRFAGFVDTWRKFGTFAIRFSATIGGNIAAATQYSDYITLLLAYDASVRVISVKGERVIPLEHFIVDKRNIRLQPDELIVEVEFPNPPDRTSSSFIKFDRRELLIAGIVTGACYLSLDGSRIRDVKIAFDMVRDKRIPARLKEVEDFLRNREFSEEIIEKASEEVLPASMKRISDWWTSAEYRLDMSKVSLKRGLLRSKTRIERGVI
- a CDS encoding (2Fe-2S)-binding protein, which encodes MSMNLKVNLKVNGKNYELEVPAHERLVDTLRYRLGLVSVKEGCGRGECGTCIVLVNGLPRHSCLTLTSTLDGAEVTTLEGLAPEGKLHAIQVAFIETRGVQCGFCTPGFIMMTKALLDSNPEPSQEEVKEWLSSVLCRCGSYHYYFAAAKLAGKYIKEGKIYFDEKQVREKYHMKVVGR
- a CDS encoding xanthine dehydrogenase family protein molybdopterin-binding subunit, which codes for MSKPDYVEIVEEIFMKTKDKATKDFNYLGKHVVRWDAISKVSGKPLFTADMINLFKNPVFVYSVRAKYAHARIKSIDYGEALKYPGVLKVLTARDIPGINDVGYVLPDQPLLADKKVRYIGDTVALVIAESLENARDAGELVNVDYDPLPVYTDALQVIDLDTLSEKEHVLIHEERGSDVLSRYKIRVGDIEKAFNEAAVIVENDYRTPMQEHAYLEPEAAIAIPEPDGGVTIYAKTQCPFDTRRAVSNVLGIPFNMVRVIAPALGGGFGGAEDVGNEIAAKAALAALSLKRTAVVLHTREESIIGHTKRHPMIARYKHAASRDGTLLAVEANIVLDTGAYASLGPFVGWRATVHSTGPYKLKNARVDLAVVYTNRIPAGAFRGFGNPQVTFAVERQMDLIAEELGIDPVELRLKNILRPGDRTVHGQLLDHGVGLEDAIKRALEISGWSRKRELYSTLKGASRRGIGIALMYHGNSIGAEGADFSSVSLIIQRDGSIIFRTGLTDMGQGAIQGLVNIAAEILGVPPSYFKIEPPDTASTPDAGPTVASRSTAMGGNATLVAAFKIRQRLNKLAAEMLGCVSPEDVVIQAPKVYCRDQPDHYITWKELVEQTFWKGIPVQEYGYYRAPPAEWHEETGTGHPYFTYTFGAVVSDVEVDLETGVCKVVEATVVYDIGRVVNRTGAEHHGVGGYIQGMGYALMEDTVHSESGQVYTTSFSTYHIPTGLDIPERINVDFVEAGFIRGPFGAKGLGEPSIVAIAPSIVNAIGHALRNKTSNKMLNKIPATPDYIRSIVKKTNLIR
- a CDS encoding metal ABC transporter ATP-binding protein gives rise to the protein MRIALDDLTIIRGGKLIVKNLTATFKGPGLIQVIGPNGAGKTTLFLTILGLIKPVSGRIYINDIDATGSPGKLKSMVSYLPQKFEIPRNLPITVQELMECCIRLNNHWPRTFSKKIDSEKIVSALKLVGLTEDFWDAPVSSLSGGQFQRVMIARTLALNTPMIIMDEPLSNIDPEGKKTIADLLGSISREKLLILSSHDPILLMPYTSRILLLGNGLAFYGPPQEVLARGVLGKIYGECFIEARDHVHIVDWH
- a CDS encoding zinc ABC transporter substrate-binding protein, producing the protein MRALMIALIIIGLTGLTPTHADENGLKIVSTFTSLVPDITLLTCPGDVVRGLIPNNVDPHDYALTPNDITSLKNADVIISTAHTQAELSIKELVNSGEVSSILIELTQIEGIVILSNPNTGQPNYHGILYDPLNYIAFAYNLSKTFMNLNPSKKECYVEKYLALQDTLLKNVLMHRSKYYTTAVADTPLTQYAVEWMGIRVIKLLKVEHDLDVAPSDMMKIEELVKNREVGVVVLSTPSSRISSYLEEIALENGLPVLYVESPLTNNSFVSRYISLISQDVKPLDVNPRSEVENSNPLANTLYTLAGISTGAILGFLMGLLIKRRSR
- a CDS encoding metal ABC transporter permease; this encodes MKKHNGTILLATLTALTIFFTILSMLSFDPRKVFTYLIMGLAFSLVSIVVYFRKLEFLASSATHTSLLAVIIGLMIESLTRIHYFLWSMIIGLAIIHIAGFMIRKGIEPNNTSAIIVASTSAFSVIAAYILVTRFPIGYNLNSLFLGDPLLITYTDMSFVAGVTIIISIIFALSLFEILSLGIDEVTLKILGLKTTLYDLMTYTIIGLATIGLLRVSGYILQHVLILLPAITSSFYSRSGKELILLSITLSLFASSVGFFISLLVNLSPTGVTGVVLVTCLIHGVLKRWEK
- a CDS encoding ribbon-helix-helix domain-containing protein; amino-acid sequence: MSKKRRFGISISTELASLVDELARDHGCERSKIIENAINEYLHENLHSETKKHTCISVLISVTQKSVSSKIIDKHREVVKSLIYHPLGDSYLLIIIAEGDSEAISRLKRDLGRTSANLRLVPLESMVGYHEE